A single window of Streptomyces sp. NBC_00464 DNA harbors:
- a CDS encoding LacI family DNA-binding transcriptional regulator: MNRTPAHGLETRTARGGRARRKVGVKDVAREAGVSLGTVSNVLNHPEVVAEATRKRVLDVIGSIGYVRAQGAQQVDGLASRVIAVLGLNGADPYFTALATGVEQAAGEAGLGVMVCTGAREGAEDGQHLALIAAHRIRGAVLVSGEGAVRAAAALRRHALPFVMADQYVLEPAACSVGIDDVAGGYAAVRHLLEQGHRSVVHVGGPCEFAPIRDRRTGARRAISRAGLASDSLHELSCPALTVGAGKDAGQRILGLADRPTAVFCADDLLALGVMQALYEAGLRVPDDIALVGYGDLDFAASAVVPLTTVRRPVVAMGRQAGRLLIEDTAHNAVHGHVHVVLQPELVVRRSTLAAPAR; the protein is encoded by the coding sequence GTGAACAGGACACCGGCACACGGGCTGGAGACAAGGACGGCTCGCGGCGGCAGGGCGCGTCGAAAGGTGGGCGTCAAGGACGTTGCGCGCGAGGCCGGTGTGTCGCTCGGCACCGTCTCGAACGTCCTCAACCACCCGGAGGTCGTCGCCGAGGCCACCCGCAAGCGCGTCCTCGACGTGATCGGCTCGATCGGATACGTACGCGCCCAAGGCGCACAGCAGGTGGACGGTCTGGCCTCCCGTGTCATCGCCGTCCTGGGGCTGAACGGGGCGGATCCGTACTTCACGGCGCTGGCCACCGGCGTCGAGCAGGCCGCAGGCGAGGCCGGCCTCGGCGTCATGGTGTGCACCGGCGCCCGCGAGGGGGCGGAGGACGGTCAGCATCTCGCCCTGATCGCCGCGCACCGGATCCGCGGAGCCGTGCTGGTTTCGGGCGAGGGAGCAGTTCGAGCCGCGGCTGCGTTGCGTCGGCATGCGCTGCCTTTCGTCATGGCCGACCAGTACGTGCTCGAACCGGCTGCGTGCTCCGTGGGAATCGATGATGTCGCCGGGGGTTACGCGGCGGTCCGTCACCTGCTCGAGCAAGGGCACCGGTCCGTTGTGCACGTCGGCGGTCCCTGCGAGTTCGCACCGATACGGGACCGGCGCACAGGAGCACGTCGTGCCATCAGCCGGGCCGGGCTCGCCTCGGACTCCCTGCATGAGCTCTCGTGCCCAGCCCTGACGGTGGGCGCGGGCAAGGACGCGGGTCAGCGCATCCTCGGCCTGGCGGACCGGCCGACCGCCGTGTTCTGCGCCGACGATCTGCTCGCTCTCGGAGTGATGCAGGCCCTGTACGAGGCCGGACTGAGAGTGCCCGACGACATCGCATTGGTCGGCTACGGCGACCTCGACTTCGCAGCGTCCGCCGTCGTGCCGCTGACCACGGTGCGGCGGCCGGTCGTCGCCATGGGGCGGCAGGCAGGCCGCCTGCTCATCGAGGACACGGCGCACAACGCCGTTCACGGACATGTCCACGTCGTACTGCAGCCGGAACTGGTCGTGCGCCGGTCCACTTTGGCAGCGCCGGCGCGGTGA
- a CDS encoding ABC transporter substrate-binding protein: MSLRMPHARRARLSLFTAATASLALVTTACGGSGSGSTAAPKEFSYLSVTENTTVKTALTAMSKGVCKAANDALPLKVETVPQTSLDQKLQLLAGQDALPVQFAAGNAPALTQQLAKSGKVADLEKELKSLGVLDQLEPAAVSTIKALYGGKLQVLPYEYNIEGIFYNKKLFQENAIAIPGTWDELVAAAAKLDAKNVQPFSASGQQGWPITRLLSTYLYRSLGPDALQKVADGKAKLTDPEYVKAAEEIAGLGKKGYFGKGVGSIDYDTAMNQFLNGKAAMFYMGNWALANISDEKQNKVGAENVGFMPFPAVSGGKGSIDQYPSNVGLGITLGAKSFDKKTGDWVSCIAKNYGSTALKNHGSISGFKVNTGVMDANDVTTKVRKTISESKQNVLWFEALFSTKATTVSQTNAAGLVTGSMKPEAFMQTVQDALTAK, translated from the coding sequence GTGTCCCTTCGCATGCCTCACGCCCGTCGTGCGCGTCTGAGCCTGTTCACGGCCGCCACCGCCTCACTGGCGCTGGTCACCACCGCCTGCGGCGGCAGCGGCTCCGGTTCCACGGCCGCACCCAAAGAGTTCAGCTACCTGAGCGTCACCGAGAACACCACCGTGAAGACGGCCCTGACCGCCATGTCCAAGGGCGTGTGCAAGGCGGCGAACGACGCTCTGCCACTGAAGGTGGAGACCGTGCCGCAGACAAGCCTCGATCAGAAGCTGCAACTGCTGGCAGGCCAGGATGCGCTGCCGGTGCAGTTCGCCGCGGGCAACGCCCCCGCACTCACCCAGCAGTTGGCGAAGTCGGGCAAGGTGGCCGACCTGGAGAAGGAGCTCAAGTCGCTCGGCGTTCTCGATCAACTGGAGCCGGCCGCCGTCTCCACGATCAAGGCACTGTACGGAGGCAAGCTCCAGGTGCTGCCGTACGAGTACAACATCGAGGGCATCTTCTACAACAAGAAGCTCTTCCAGGAGAACGCCATAGCCATTCCGGGCACCTGGGACGAGTTGGTGGCCGCCGCGGCGAAGCTGGACGCCAAGAACGTTCAGCCCTTCTCCGCCTCCGGTCAGCAGGGGTGGCCCATCACCCGCCTGCTGAGCACGTACCTCTACCGCAGCCTGGGGCCCGACGCCCTCCAGAAGGTGGCCGACGGCAAAGCGAAGCTGACCGACCCGGAGTACGTGAAGGCCGCCGAGGAGATCGCCGGCCTCGGCAAGAAGGGCTACTTCGGCAAGGGCGTCGGCTCCATCGACTACGACACCGCCATGAACCAGTTCCTCAACGGCAAGGCCGCCATGTTCTACATGGGCAACTGGGCACTGGCGAACATCTCGGACGAGAAGCAGAACAAGGTCGGCGCGGAGAACGTCGGCTTCATGCCCTTCCCCGCCGTGTCCGGCGGCAAGGGATCCATCGACCAGTACCCCTCCAACGTCGGCCTCGGTATCACCCTCGGTGCGAAGTCCTTCGACAAGAAGACCGGTGACTGGGTCTCCTGCATCGCCAAGAACTACGGCAGCACCGCGCTCAAGAATCACGGTTCCATCTCCGGTTTCAAGGTGAACACCGGGGTGATGGACGCCAACGACGTCACCACCAAGGTCCGTAAGACGATCAGTGAGTCGAAGCAGAACGTCCTGTGGTTCGAGGCCCTGTTCAGCACCAAGGCCACCACCGTCAGCCAGACCAACGCGGCCGGCCTGGTCACCGGGAGCATGAAGCCCGAGGCGTTCATGCAGACCGTCCAGGACGCGCTGACCGCCAAGTGA
- a CDS encoding MFS transporter, which yields MPAPVTPPSDAHDVPDTQGKLPAALLMAGSCLPVLGAVLLAPVLPRMQEHFEGVAGSEALVPLVLTVPALSLALLAPFAGVVVDRLGRKRLLIVATVLYALLGTVPLWVDSLYGILASRVLVGVAEAAIMTACTTLIGDYYTGRVRDRYLALQTMCASASATVFFVLGGALGGAGWQAPFWMYGIGLLLAPAMARVLPAPLASSAMEIEPNASTADKRPFPIRRMAGLCLLTAFGAVIFYTVPVEMSFLLDGLGVDSTGGIGAVTAVASAATVLGSVLFTRLTGRPRHHLPFVLLLCATGFLLMAMSDSLPLLIVGAVVNCVGTGLLLPSLLTLAMSRLDFADRGRGTGLWTSAFFLGEFACPLILLGGKEALGDLSSAVGALGLATLLLSGAPLLLAHRTPAAAPLHHVPEQP from the coding sequence ATGCCCGCTCCCGTCACCCCGCCCTCCGACGCCCACGACGTCCCGGATACGCAGGGAAAACTACCTGCTGCTCTCCTCATGGCCGGCAGTTGCCTGCCTGTTCTGGGCGCTGTGCTGCTCGCACCGGTTCTGCCTCGCATGCAGGAGCACTTCGAGGGCGTCGCCGGCAGCGAGGCCCTGGTGCCCCTGGTGCTGACCGTTCCCGCGCTGTCGCTGGCCCTGCTGGCTCCCTTTGCCGGTGTCGTCGTCGACCGCCTCGGCCGCAAGCGCCTGCTGATCGTGGCGACGGTCCTGTACGCGTTGTTGGGCACAGTTCCGTTGTGGGTCGACTCGCTGTACGGCATTCTCGCCAGCCGCGTGCTGGTGGGTGTGGCCGAGGCGGCGATCATGACCGCTTGCACGACGCTGATCGGTGACTACTACACGGGGCGCGTCCGCGACCGCTACCTCGCGCTGCAGACCATGTGCGCGTCAGCATCCGCCACCGTCTTCTTCGTGCTCGGAGGGGCCCTTGGAGGGGCCGGCTGGCAGGCGCCGTTCTGGATGTACGGAATCGGACTGCTGCTCGCTCCCGCCATGGCTCGCGTACTGCCGGCACCACTGGCTTCATCGGCGATGGAGATCGAGCCGAACGCTTCCACGGCGGACAAGCGGCCCTTTCCGATACGCCGTATGGCCGGTCTCTGCCTACTGACCGCATTCGGCGCTGTCATTTTCTACACCGTGCCTGTGGAGATGTCCTTTCTCCTCGATGGTCTGGGCGTCGACTCCACCGGCGGCATCGGTGCCGTCACCGCGGTCGCGAGTGCGGCCACCGTCCTCGGTTCGGTGCTCTTCACCCGCCTCACCGGCCGACCGCGGCACCATTTGCCCTTTGTCCTGCTGCTGTGTGCCACTGGGTTCCTCCTGATGGCGATGAGCGACAGCCTTCCCCTGCTGATCGTCGGTGCCGTGGTGAACTGCGTGGGCACCGGCCTGCTGCTGCCGTCCCTCCTGACGCTGGCCATGTCCCGTCTCGATTTCGCCGACCGGGGACGCGGCACCGGGTTGTGGACCTCGGCGTTCTTCCTGGGCGAGTTTGCCTGCCCGCTGATCCTCCTCGGAGGCAAGGAAGCTCTCGGAGACCTGAGCTCGGCCGTCGGAGCGCTCGGCCTGGCCACCCTGCTTCTCTCGGGTGCGCCCCTTCTCCTCGCCCACCGGACGCCGGCCGCTGCCCCGCTGCACCATGTTCCCGAACAGCCCTGA
- a CDS encoding fumarylacetoacetate hydrolase family protein, with the protein MSVKPAPASALFAGPFALATLSAPNGPAFPALVTPDAQVVELRAAFDDDRLAIRSLLENWEAALPRLEALAADGGQQRKPLADYQVHAPVEPRQIFQSGANYRQHVIDLHVAHRAPNDARSEEERRAEAAEIMDRRAAEDLPYVFIGLPSAITGPYDDVVLPSWAEKPDWELELAAVIGRPAYQLSADEALDHVAGYTIANDLTDRTTVFRRDMPQIGTDWLRSKNAPGFTPLGPWIVPAASVADPGDLQVTLKLNGETMQDESTKDMIFNVARVVAYVSQTAQLLPGDVVLTGSPAGNGMHWGRLLRDGDVMEGTVTGLGVQRTRCVAEGTS; encoded by the coding sequence ATGTCTGTGAAACCTGCACCCGCGTCCGCGCTCTTCGCCGGACCGTTCGCCCTCGCCACGCTCTCGGCCCCGAACGGACCCGCCTTCCCCGCACTCGTCACACCCGACGCCCAGGTGGTCGAACTGCGAGCCGCATTCGACGACGATCGGTTGGCCATCCGGAGCCTTCTTGAGAACTGGGAGGCCGCCCTCCCCCGGCTGGAAGCACTGGCCGCAGACGGCGGACAGCAGCGAAAGCCGCTGGCGGACTACCAGGTGCACGCCCCCGTCGAGCCCCGCCAGATCTTCCAGTCGGGTGCGAACTACCGGCAGCACGTCATCGACCTGCACGTCGCGCACCGCGCCCCGAACGACGCCCGTTCCGAGGAGGAGCGGCGCGCGGAGGCGGCGGAGATCATGGACCGCCGGGCGGCCGAGGACCTGCCGTATGTGTTCATCGGGCTGCCGAGCGCGATCACCGGTCCGTATGACGACGTCGTGCTCCCCTCGTGGGCCGAGAAGCCGGACTGGGAGCTGGAGTTGGCCGCCGTCATCGGCCGGCCCGCCTACCAGCTGTCCGCCGACGAGGCACTGGACCACGTCGCCGGCTACACCATCGCCAACGACCTCACCGATCGCACCACGGTCTTCCGCCGGGACATGCCGCAGATCGGCACGGACTGGCTGCGCAGCAAGAACGCCCCCGGTTTCACTCCGCTCGGCCCCTGGATCGTGCCTGCCGCGTCGGTCGCGGACCCGGGCGACCTGCAGGTAACGCTGAAGCTGAACGGCGAGACCATGCAGGACGAGTCCACCAAGGACATGATCTTCAACGTCGCGCGGGTGGTGGCCTACGTCTCGCAGACTGCACAACTCCTTCCCGGTGACGTGGTGCTGACGGGCAGTCCGGCAGGAAACGGCATGCACTGGGGCCGGCTGCTGCGTGACGGTGACGTCATGGAGGGCACGGTCACCGGGCTCGGCGTCCAGCGCACCCGCTGCGTCGCGGAGGGGACCTCGTGA
- a CDS encoding carbohydrate ABC transporter permease — MHRVLGDRRAIAILLGPALLVYSLIMLVPIVWSLGYSFTQGNTIEGFTGNGGANFSRLFEDPAVRDALWFTLTYAALVTVGQVVAGYLLALLYVFFLKRSSALIRTLAFFPVVLPTVAVGLLFQKFFQVAPQTGPVNSLLNAVGLDSIDFFGSAGSAFWVLILMDIWRSMGFYAVLLFAGLVDIPDEVLESARLDGASGLRLIRHIVLPLSLPVLMSSLIFSINGTLKVFDSVVALTNGGPGNGTTPLTLYMFQTSFTYSDYGYGSTIALLLTVVCLLVSLAVYRVSRRDITEG; from the coding sequence ATGCACCGCGTACTCGGTGACCGCAGGGCCATCGCGATCCTGCTCGGCCCCGCCCTCCTCGTCTACTCACTGATCATGCTGGTCCCCATCGTGTGGTCCCTCGGGTACTCCTTCACCCAGGGCAACACCATCGAGGGATTCACCGGAAACGGCGGCGCCAACTTCTCCCGGCTGTTCGAGGACCCGGCCGTCCGCGACGCCCTCTGGTTCACCCTCACATACGCGGCGCTCGTCACGGTCGGCCAGGTCGTCGCCGGCTACCTCCTGGCCCTGCTGTACGTCTTCTTCCTCAAGAGGTCCTCAGCGCTGATCCGCACGCTGGCCTTCTTCCCGGTCGTGCTGCCCACCGTCGCGGTCGGCCTGCTCTTCCAGAAGTTCTTCCAAGTCGCCCCGCAGACAGGCCCGGTCAACTCCCTGCTCAACGCGGTCGGACTCGACTCCATCGACTTCTTCGGCAGCGCAGGCAGCGCGTTCTGGGTCCTGATCCTCATGGACATCTGGCGCTCCATGGGCTTTTACGCCGTCCTGCTCTTCGCCGGCCTCGTCGACATCCCCGACGAAGTCCTCGAATCGGCGCGCCTGGACGGAGCCTCGGGGCTGCGACTGATCCGCCACATCGTGCTGCCGCTCTCCCTGCCCGTGCTGATGTCGTCGCTGATCTTCAGCATCAACGGGACGCTCAAGGTGTTCGACTCCGTCGTCGCCCTCACCAACGGCGGCCCGGGCAACGGAACCACTCCACTGACCCTGTACATGTTCCAGACATCGTTCACCTACAGCGACTACGGCTACGGCAGCACCATCGCCCTGCTGCTCACCGTCGTGTGCCTGCTGGTGAGCCTGGCCGTCTACCGCGTCTCGCGGCGCGACATCACGGAGGGCTGA
- a CDS encoding LacI family DNA-binding transcriptional regulator → MGGAEPKQNKRVTITDVARHAGVSVAAVSKVLRNAYGVSPGMQEKVRAAIAELDYRPQAAARGMRGRTYTIGVLLDNVRNAFFADILDGIQEELRTSEYTVLIGAAGFDPDEQAKTIRSMVDRQMDGLILIAPGTSRAEVLATAAATPTVVIGHHDATDTHDSVVDADDTGAGLVVDHLVALGHRDIALVAAPGTRANQWKRTPEVVLAGGYRSAMERHGLTEHVRVHHAAYSDEGGFKAGMTLLTMERPPTAIMTGADVAALGIYRAAHELGMRIPEDLSLVGYNNTALAALATIQLSSVDQAGHTMGSTAARMLIERVEGRRDRSMQTTMTPRLVQRSTTAAPVSP, encoded by the coding sequence ATGGGCGGGGCCGAACCCAAGCAGAACAAGCGCGTGACCATCACCGACGTCGCCCGGCACGCCGGCGTGTCCGTCGCCGCGGTCTCCAAGGTGCTGCGCAACGCCTACGGCGTGAGCCCCGGCATGCAGGAGAAGGTGCGGGCGGCCATCGCCGAACTGGACTACCGGCCGCAGGCGGCGGCACGCGGGATGCGGGGGCGGACGTACACGATCGGCGTGCTCCTGGACAACGTCCGCAACGCCTTCTTCGCGGACATCCTCGACGGCATCCAGGAGGAGCTCCGCACCAGCGAGTACACCGTGCTGATCGGCGCGGCCGGCTTCGACCCGGACGAACAGGCGAAAACCATCCGCTCCATGGTCGACCGCCAGATGGACGGCTTGATCCTCATCGCTCCGGGGACCTCGCGCGCCGAGGTACTGGCAACTGCGGCGGCCACGCCGACCGTCGTCATCGGCCACCACGACGCAACCGACACCCACGACTCGGTGGTCGACGCGGACGACACCGGCGCGGGCCTGGTCGTCGACCATCTGGTGGCGCTCGGACACCGGGACATCGCCCTCGTCGCGGCCCCCGGCACCAGGGCCAATCAGTGGAAGCGCACACCGGAGGTCGTCCTCGCGGGCGGCTACCGCTCGGCCATGGAACGGCACGGACTCACCGAGCACGTGCGGGTTCACCACGCCGCGTACTCCGACGAGGGCGGGTTCAAGGCCGGCATGACCCTGCTGACCATGGAACGGCCGCCGACCGCCATCATGACCGGCGCCGACGTCGCCGCCCTGGGCATCTACCGGGCGGCCCACGAACTCGGAATGCGCATCCCCGAGGACCTCTCGCTCGTCGGCTACAACAACACCGCTCTCGCTGCCCTGGCCACCATCCAGCTCAGCAGCGTCGATCAGGCGGGACACACCATGGGCTCCACCGCCGCCCGCATGCTCATCGAGCGCGTGGAAGGCAGGCGGGACCGGTCCATGCAGACGACGATGACCCCACGCCTCGTGCAACGCAGCACCACCGCAGCCCCAGTGAGCCCTTGA
- a CDS encoding cyclase family protein produces MSLDRTDPEGSIAVAAKAYNNWGRWGEDDVLGTLNFLDEAKRREGAALIRRGVSFSLSQRFDMDGPQKGWRRRTNPVHTMLDTGTDAVLTGQGFPHGIGGADDVIAMPLQCSTQWDGLGHIFDHGKAWNGRPAEKVVTSEGDLVTGIEHMAPHVAGRGVLLDVGRVIGENGELPDGFPITAEHLTATADAQGVSVGRGDIVLVRTGQLARVRRDGWGEYAGGPAPGLSFTAAGWLHNTEIAAIATDTWGFEVRPNEFENAFQPLHQVAIPNMGLLIGEMWDPDALAEDCAADGVYDFWLTAAPLPITGAVGSPVNPIAVK; encoded by the coding sequence GTGAGCCTCGACCGCACTGACCCCGAGGGCTCGATCGCCGTGGCCGCCAAGGCGTACAACAACTGGGGCCGCTGGGGCGAGGACGATGTGCTCGGCACCCTGAACTTCCTCGACGAGGCCAAGCGCCGCGAGGGGGCCGCCCTGATCCGGCGGGGTGTCAGCTTCTCCCTCTCCCAGCGCTTCGACATGGACGGCCCGCAGAAGGGCTGGCGCCGCCGCACCAATCCCGTGCACACGATGCTCGACACCGGAACCGACGCCGTCCTCACCGGGCAGGGCTTCCCGCACGGCATCGGCGGCGCCGACGACGTCATCGCGATGCCGTTGCAGTGCTCCACCCAGTGGGACGGGCTCGGTCACATCTTCGATCACGGCAAGGCGTGGAACGGGCGCCCGGCGGAGAAGGTCGTCACCTCCGAAGGCGACCTGGTCACCGGCATCGAGCACATGGCGCCGCACGTCGCAGGCCGCGGAGTGCTCCTCGACGTCGGCCGGGTCATCGGTGAGAACGGCGAACTGCCCGACGGGTTCCCGATCACCGCAGAGCACCTGACGGCCACGGCAGACGCCCAGGGCGTGAGCGTAGGCCGCGGCGACATCGTCCTGGTGCGCACCGGACAGCTGGCCCGGGTCCGCCGCGACGGCTGGGGCGAGTACGCCGGCGGACCGGCTCCCGGCCTCTCCTTCACCGCGGCCGGCTGGCTGCACAACACGGAGATCGCCGCGATCGCCACCGACACCTGGGGCTTCGAGGTCCGGCCCAACGAGTTCGAGAACGCCTTCCAGCCGCTGCACCAGGTCGCCATCCCCAACATGGGCCTGCTCATCGGGGAGATGTGGGACCCGGACGCGCTCGCCGAGGACTGCGCCGCGGACGGCGTGTACGACTTCTGGCTCACCGCCGCCCCCCTGCCGATCACGGGCGCGGTCGGCAGCCCGGTCAACCCGATCGCCGTCAAGTAA
- a CDS encoding LysR family transcriptional regulator, translated as MNLSRLDLNLVVALRSLLEERNVTRAGQRVGLSQPAMSAALARLRRHFDDDLLARVGGHYELTALGQVLLDRTATAYDVLERLFASQADFDPVSESREFKLIASDYAVAVFGTELARVVHEEAPGIRLRFTQPPTTIVDDTATLLSTTDGLLMPHGVVSDFPATDLYQDRWVFLVANDHPSVEDRLTRQDLARLPWVTYQRTYDAPAVRQLGMLGVEPRVEVSVDSFQLLPLLVAGTRRIALIQARLAHLMTPLAPVRVLEPPYEAVPLREAMWWHPVHTHDAAHIWLRETAARVGRRMADGHDTPEPS; from the coding sequence GTGAACCTGTCCCGTCTGGACCTCAACCTCGTCGTCGCGCTGCGTTCTCTGCTGGAGGAGCGCAACGTCACGCGCGCCGGACAGCGCGTCGGGCTCAGCCAACCGGCCATGAGTGCCGCCCTGGCCCGACTGCGCCGCCACTTCGACGACGACTTGCTTGCCCGGGTCGGCGGCCACTACGAACTCACAGCGCTCGGGCAGGTTCTCCTCGACCGCACCGCGACCGCCTATGACGTGCTGGAGCGCCTGTTCGCCAGTCAGGCCGACTTCGACCCGGTGAGTGAGAGCCGCGAATTCAAGCTGATCGCCTCCGACTACGCCGTCGCCGTGTTCGGCACCGAGCTTGCCCGGGTCGTGCATGAGGAGGCTCCCGGCATCCGCCTGCGCTTCACCCAGCCCCCGACCACCATCGTCGATGACACGGCCACGCTACTGAGCACCACCGACGGCCTGCTCATGCCGCACGGAGTGGTCAGCGACTTCCCCGCCACCGACCTCTACCAGGACAGGTGGGTCTTCCTCGTCGCCAACGATCACCCGAGTGTGGAGGACCGGCTCACCCGCCAGGACCTGGCCCGGCTGCCGTGGGTCACCTATCAGCGCACCTACGACGCCCCGGCCGTACGGCAACTCGGCATGCTCGGCGTCGAACCGCGCGTGGAGGTCTCCGTCGACAGCTTCCAACTGCTGCCGCTGCTGGTTGCCGGCACCCGGCGCATCGCCCTGATCCAGGCCCGCCTCGCCCACCTGATGACGCCCCTCGCTCCCGTGCGGGTACTGGAACCGCCCTACGAAGCGGTGCCGCTGCGCGAGGCAATGTGGTGGCACCCCGTCCACACGCACGACGCCGCACACATCTGGCTACGCGAAACGGCGGCCAGGGTCGGCCGACGCATGGCCGACGGGCACGACACGCCGGAGCCGTCCTGA